A genomic region of Chloroflexota bacterium contains the following coding sequences:
- the cmr6 gene encoding type III-B CRISPR module RAMP protein Cmr6 yields MSDRRGRFEDIEAQSTTHAGLWLDKFIAGFERQDGSPPQGTLVKEVSRISEPKPYVRFFQRWKEALRECGVKEEHLREAKALGRLAVGLGGEAVLETAITLHHTYGVPYIPGSALKGLAASYARRRLEGDEWSRNGWAYQAVFGDTDEAGYVTFFDALYVPGSGHKGKALWPDVITVHHREYYSGEKKPPADWDSPNPVPFLSATGRYLVALQGDDAWVEKVFDILGHALMEEGIGARTSSGYGRMTLETGSSSVFAFRPGETYELARLRLLRREAPPPGRYRGTVVRVREEGRYGFIRPAHGGKDMFVHVSQLVPPIQQLREGQVVEYKIGKHEGRDQAQDVEVLLERDT; encoded by the coding sequence ATGAGCGATCGCAGAGGGCGTTTCGAGGACATAGAGGCGCAATCCACCACCCACGCAGGCCTCTGGCTGGACAAGTTCATCGCTGGTTTTGAGCGACAAGATGGGAGCCCCCCCCAGGGCACCTTAGTCAAGGAGGTGTCTCGTATCTCAGAGCCAAAGCCCTACGTGAGGTTCTTCCAGCGTTGGAAAGAGGCCCTAAGGGAGTGCGGCGTGAAAGAAGAGCACTTGAGGGAGGCCAAGGCGTTAGGGCGTCTGGCCGTCGGGTTGGGAGGCGAGGCGGTACTGGAAACCGCGATCACTTTACATCATACTTACGGTGTCCCTTATATTCCTGGCAGCGCCTTGAAGGGCCTGGCTGCCAGTTACGCCCGTCGAAGGCTGGAGGGAGACGAATGGAGCAGGAACGGATGGGCATATCAGGCCGTCTTCGGGGATACGGACGAGGCGGGGTATGTCACATTCTTCGACGCGCTTTATGTGCCCGGCAGCGGCCATAAGGGGAAAGCTCTCTGGCCTGACGTGATCACGGTGCATCATCGGGAGTATTACAGCGGCGAAAAGAAGCCACCCGCTGACTGGGATAGCCCCAATCCCGTGCCCTTTCTCAGCGCCACGGGGAGATACCTGGTTGCCTTGCAAGGTGATGATGCCTGGGTAGAGAAGGTGTTCGATATCCTAGGCCATGCGTTGATGGAGGAGGGGATCGGGGCCAGAACGTCTAGTGGGTATGGGCGGATGACTCTCGAGACCGGTTCCTCGTCCGTCTTCGCCTTCCGGCCGGGCGAGACCTACGAGTTAGCCCGGCTCAGGTTGCTGAGGCGGGAGGCCCCGCCTCCAGGGCGTTATCGCGGTACGGTTGTGCGCGTGCGCGAAGAAGGCCGGTATGGGTTCATCAGGCCCGCTCACGGTGGGAAGGATATGTTCGTACATGTCTCCCAATTGGTTCCGCCGATCCAGCAGCTCAGGGAAGGCCAGGTAGTAGAGTACAAAATCGGCAAGCACGAGGGAAGGGATCAGGCGCAGGA